The Syntrophorhabdus sp. genomic sequence ACCGCCGAGACCCGCCAGCAAACAACCGATGATGAAAACGGTCGCGAAGACCCAGCTCACATTTATGCCCACGGCGCCCACCATCTCCCTGTCCACGGCGGCTGCGCGCGCTATCTTGCCGATCTTCGTCTTGTTCGTGAGGAGCCACAGCAGTACGGCGATGACGGGCCCCATGACGAGGAGGAAAAAGCTGTAGATGGGAAAGGGGAGCCCGCCGAAAAGGTTTATGTATCCCTGGAAGACGGAGGGCACGGGGACCGAACGGTATTCGGCCCCCCACACCATCTTGACAAGGTCTCCGAAAACGAGGGACATGGCAAAGGTGAGAAGGAGCAGCATCAGGTGTTCGCGCTCATAGAGGAACTGAAAGAGGGACCTCTCGGCGGCGAAACTGACCACCGCCACCCCGAGAGGGGCCAGCACGAGGGCCATCCAGAAACCCATGTTGCCCCCTCCGAAGAGGTGCGACACCGTGTAGGCCATAAAGGCGCCGATCATGTAGAGCGAGCCGTGCGCCACGTTGGGGATCCTGAGGACTCCCAGGATGAGCGACAGACCCGAGGAGACGATGAAGAGGATGACCGTGCGTGACAGACCCACGAGTATCTGGCTCAAGATCTTCGGGCTTATGAAGCCAAGGATGCTCTCCATTGTCCTTCCGCCTTCCCCCTATTTCTTGCGGTGCTTCAGGACCTCCTCGCAGGACGGGACGTAGTCCTTTCCCTGGATGGTCTCGATGCTCCCGGCGGTAAGGAACTCATATTTCGGGTCTTTCTTCGTAACGCCGAAATACATGGGGAGCAGGAGCTGGTGGTCGCACTTGCGGATCTCGAGCTTGCCGACGGGGCTGTCGAGGGTCATGCCCTCCAGGGCCGTGACGAATTTCTCCTTGTCCATCTTGCCGGCCTTCTTGTACCCCTCGGCGATGAACTGCGCCGTCATGTACCCGTAAAGGGCCCCGATCCGGGGATTGCGGTTGTAAGCCTTCTTGAAATCGGCTACAAAGGCCTTGTTCTGCGCGGTGTCGGGATAGTAGAAGAAGTAGTTCGCGGTGCCGTAGACGCCTTCAGGGGCGTTCTGGCCCTGGGGGGCGAGGACGGAAAGTTCCGTTGCCGTGTGCTGGTAGAAGGGGACCTTCTGGGAAAGACCCGTGGCCTTCGCCGCCTTCTGGAAGTTCACCATGCCCGAGCCGCCCGTGGCGACGATGATGAAGTCCGGTTTCGCGGCAAGTATCTGGGTGATATAGGGGGTGAAGTCCGCCTCGCCGACCTTCCACCACGTCTCTCCAACCTTCTGGACGGAGGGTTTGAGCTTCTTGAGGTTGTTCCAGACGCCCTCGGCGATGGCGTGGCCGTATTCGTAGTCGTCACCGGCTACCCAGTACTTGACGTAGGGCTTCTTCGCGAGCGCGATGGCGGCCGCCCTGCCTGCCATCTCGGTGTTCTCGTTCATGTTGAAGATGTAGCGGTGTCCCTTCTCGGCGACGATCTTGTCGCTCTTCGCGAAGGTTACGAAAAACGGCACTTTCTCTTTCTTCACGAAGTCGGAGATGGCGAGCGTCGTGGCGCTGTTGATGGTGCCCATGAGGATATCGACCTTTTCCTTGAGGACAAGTTCCTTGGCCATGGCAAGGCCGATGTCGGGCTTGAACTTCTCATCCCTCGTGGTGAACTCGATCTTCTTCCCCAGGATGCCGCCGGAGGCGTTTATCTTCTGAACGGCGAGCTTGAAGCCGTCGAGGACGTCGTTGGTGAAAGTCGTAGCGGGTCCTGTGTAGGTGTCGACGATGCCCACTTTGATGGTGTTCGCCGCCTGGGATACGGAACATACACACAGGACGGAAAGGAGGAACACCGACGCGAGCGCAAGGAAGGAATACCTCTTCATACCAGCACCTCCGTTTGGTTTTTATGCGTTATTCTGAGGTTTGCACAGAAACCCCTTTTTGTCAATCAAAAGTCCGCTGCGGGGGCTATCGGCCGGTGTCGCCTTCAGGTTCGCGAAAGACATAGTAAAGGATGTCGTCCCTCGCCTGGATGAGGTGTGTTTTCACCGCGACGGCGATCTCCTGGGAGTCCCCCCTTTCGATGGCGGCCACGATCCGTTCGTGGCCGCGCATGGATCTCTCCGCCGTCTCGGTCATGTAGATGCACTGGATCCGGTATCTCAGCATATGCCGGCGGAGCGTCTGGGTAAGCTCCAGCAGGCGGTCGCTGCCGGCAAGGCGCGCTATGATGTCATGGAACTGCGCGTCCAGCTCAACGTAGCCGTTGAGATTGCCTTTCGATATCTGTTTCTTCTGGTTCTCGATGTTCTTCTTGAGGGCCTGAATGAGCCTCTCCCTTTGCTTCGCCGTGGCCCACGCGATGGCAAGGCCTTCTATGGCCGCTCTGATCTCGCATATCTGCTCCACTTCCTCCATGTCCATGCCCCTGACCACGTAGCCCACCCGGGGGATGGAGACGACAAGCTTCTCGAGTTCGAGGTTGTGGAGCGCTTCGCGCACGGGAGTCCGGGACGTGCCTATCTGCCCGGCGATCTTCGCCTCTATGAGCCTCTCCTTGGGGGCGATGGCGCCCTTGAGGATCTCCTCGCGTATGTGGTGATAGACCTTCTGCCGTATCGTTTTGTCTTTTTTTATTACCAGTTTTTTCATTAATAACGTATACTGTACCCTAGTTATTGTTATCATTACAAGTTTTAAATTTATGAGAATATCCCTGCCACACGGCCTCTGGAACGGTGAGCGCACCCTCGAGGCGGACCTCCCTCCCCGCTGGGACGTCGACGTTCTGTCGATGGAGGGTGACGGGGCGCGGCCCATCGGCGGCGAGGAATTGAGGGCAGCCATCATGCCTCTCGTGCCCCTCATGAAAGGTGCCGGAGAGGTCTGTGTCCTTTTCGATGACCTTTCCCGGCCGACACGCACCTACGAGATCGTCCCCGTCCTCCTCGAGGCCTTTGCGAGCGCCGGCATCGACGACTGCCGGGTCCGGTTCCTCTGCGCCCTGGGCACGCACTCCCCCCACAACAACGCCGACTTCCGGAAGAAGCTCGGCAGCGAAGTGCTGAACCGCTTTCCCGTCTACAACCACAACTGTTACGAGAATTGCGAGACACTGGGAAGGACGGCCCTGGGGACACCCGTTATTATCAACAAGGAGTACCTCGCGTGCGACCTCAGGATAGGCATCGGGTCCTTCATCCCCCACCAGTTCTGCGGTTTTGGCGGCGGATACAAGATAGTCTTTCCCGGCATAGCCCACATCGACGCCATCGAGTACCACCACGGCCTCCTCCTTGAGCAGAACCTGGAGAGCTGCTGGGGCCTCGGCAACCATTCCTGCAACGCCATCCTCTCGGACATGCGCGAGGCGGGAAGGATGGCGCGGCTCGACATCAAGATCGATGTCCTCGTGAACAGTTTCGCCCGCGCCACCCGCGTCTTCGCCGGCTATCCCGATTCCCTGTATCCCGCCATGATAGAGGGGGCGCTCAGGCATTACGCGACGAAACCCCGGGGAGGATACGACATCGTCTTTGCCAACACCTTCGGCAAGGCCAACGAGGCCGTCATCGCCGCTTCCACGTCGGAAGAGATCCTTACCCCCGACGGCGGCTATCTTGTCATCTTGAACGACATCGAGGAGGGGCAGGTCATCCACTACCTCATGGGAAGGTTCGGAAAGGACCTCTGGGGCAGGCTCGGAAGGGGCGAAAGGCCGCTCCATGAACGGGTGAAAAGGCTCTTCCTTTACTCCCGTCACAGGGACCACGCCGGCTCCTACTGGTTCGGGAAGGAGGAGGACATCACCTGGGTCGACGACCTTTCCGCCCTCATTGGTGAACTCGACAGGGAATTCGCAGACAGGCCCGTCCGGGCGGCCGTCATACCGGATGGGACGGTGCAGATGATAGGATAAAGAAGGTTCAAGGGTTCAAGGGTTCAAGGGTTCAAGAAAACGATGGGGAAGGAGGGTCGGCCGTCAACGCAATTCGTACACCGGCCGAAGGCGCCGGTGCCCTGTTTTTCTTTTGCTCTTGAACTTTTGAACTCTGGAACCCTTGAACCTTCTTTATCCTTGAACGTTTTTTGTGGAACGAGGAAAGATGAGCAAAGATAAGACCTATGTGACGCCTGCCGTCCGGTTCCTTCGGGAGAGGAAGGTGGAGTTCTCGGAACATCCCTATCAGTACGTGGAGCACGGTGGGACGGAGACGTTCGCGAAGCAGTACCACGTCGACGAGCACATGGTGGTGAAGACCCTCATCATGGAGGACGAGGACAGAAAGCCGCTTGTCGTCCTCATGCACGGCGACAGGGAGGTCTCCACGAAGGAGCTTGCTCGCGTCATAGGCGTGAAGAAGGTCGGGCCCTGCACGCCTGAGACCGCTCAGAAGCACTCGGGCTACATGGTCGGCGGCACGTCGCCCTTCGGCACCAGGAAGGCCATGCCCGTCTACATGGAAGAGACCATCCTCGCCCTGCCGAAGATCTACATCAACGGCGGCAGACGCGGATACCTCATAGCGATGGATCCCCACGACTTGGTCAAGACCCTCAGGCCGCAGCTGGTACACGTGGGGATAGAATAAAGGCGGTTCAAGGTTCAAGGTTCAAGGTTCAAGGTTCAAAGAAAAGCGGGGGGCGGGAAGGGATTGTCAATGTGGACAATCAGCCGCAAAGTTATTATAATGACACGAAACTACAACAGGTGCCATGCGTCCTATATGTCCTATATGTCCTATCTGTCCCATACGTCCCATAGGTCCTATCCCTCCTATAGGTCCTATAGCTCTCGCAGCGTCCTTTAAGACCACACCTGAGTCCCCCCATGTCCCCTGAGCTATCCGCCCTTCTTATCGCCGCCGTGTCGATCGGGTTCTTCCATACCCTTTTCGGGCCTGACCACTATGTGCCCTTTGTGATGCTGTCCTGGTCGAGGAAATGGTCGACACTGAAAACCGCGTTGGTGACCTTCGCCTGCGGGTTGGGGCATATCCTCAGCTCCATCGTGCTCGGGCTTGTCGGCGTGGCGCTCGGCGTGGCGCTTGAGAGGCTTGAGCTCATAGAATCGACGCGGGGGACGATCGCCGCGTGGCTCCTTATCGCCTTCGGCCTTGCCTACACCGTGTGGGGTGTAAGGAGGGCCATCCTGAACAAACCCCACAAACACGTGCATGTCCACGGCACCTCAGACATCCACGAGCACGAGCACACCCATCACGGCAGCCATGCCCATTTCCATGAGGACGAAGGAAAGACGGTCACACCCTGGGTGCTTTTCATAATATTCGTCTTCGGCCCCTGCGAACCCCTGATACCCCTTCTCATCTATCCCGCCGCCCGCAAGAGCGTTGCGGGCGTTGCCCTGGTGAGCCTCACCTTCGGCGCCGTGACGATCGCGACGATGATGGCGGCGGTATTCCTCATGAGGGCGGGCTTGAGCCTCAAGGTGCTGAGCAGGG encodes the following:
- the ybaK gene encoding Cys-tRNA(Pro) deacylase, producing the protein MSKDKTYVTPAVRFLRERKVEFSEHPYQYVEHGGTETFAKQYHVDEHMVVKTLIMEDEDRKPLVVLMHGDREVSTKELARVIGVKKVGPCTPETAQKHSGYMVGGTSPFGTRKAMPVYMEETILALPKIYINGGRRGYLIAMDPHDLVKTLRPQLVHVGIE
- a CDS encoding DUF2088 domain-containing protein is translated as MRISLPHGLWNGERTLEADLPPRWDVDVLSMEGDGARPIGGEELRAAIMPLVPLMKGAGEVCVLFDDLSRPTRTYEIVPVLLEAFASAGIDDCRVRFLCALGTHSPHNNADFRKKLGSEVLNRFPVYNHNCYENCETLGRTALGTPVIINKEYLACDLRIGIGSFIPHQFCGFGGGYKIVFPGIAHIDAIEYHHGLLLEQNLESCWGLGNHSCNAILSDMREAGRMARLDIKIDVLVNSFARATRVFAGYPDSLYPAMIEGALRHYATKPRGGYDIVFANTFGKANEAVIAASTSEEILTPDGGYLVILNDIEEGQVIHYLMGRFGKDLWGRLGRGERPLHERVKRLFLYSRHRDHAGSYWFGKEEDITWVDDLSALIGELDREFADRPVRAAVIPDGTVQMIG
- a CDS encoding GntR family transcriptional regulator, coding for MKKLVIKKDKTIRQKVYHHIREEILKGAIAPKERLIEAKIAGQIGTSRTPVREALHNLELEKLVVSIPRVGYVVRGMDMEEVEQICEIRAAIEGLAIAWATAKQRERLIQALKKNIENQKKQISKGNLNGYVELDAQFHDIIARLAGSDRLLELTQTLRRHMLRYRIQCIYMTETAERSMRGHERIVAAIERGDSQEIAVAVKTHLIQARDDILYYVFREPEGDTGR
- a CDS encoding branched-chain amino acid ABC transporter permease, producing the protein MESILGFISPKILSQILVGLSRTVILFIVSSGLSLILGVLRIPNVAHGSLYMIGAFMAYTVSHLFGGGNMGFWMALVLAPLGVAVVSFAAERSLFQFLYEREHLMLLLLTFAMSLVFGDLVKMVWGAEYRSVPVPSVFQGYINLFGGLPFPIYSFFLLVMGPVIAVLLWLLTNKTKIGKIARAAAVDREMVGAVGINVSWVFATVFIIGCLLAGLGGVLVAPTVSVTLGMDHTLIIEAFLIVIIGGLGNVWGALLGALIFGLTQSLGIL
- a CDS encoding ABC transporter substrate-binding protein: MKRYSFLALASVFLLSVLCVCSVSQAANTIKVGIVDTYTGPATTFTNDVLDGFKLAVQKINASGGILGKKIEFTTRDEKFKPDIGLAMAKELVLKEKVDILMGTINSATTLAISDFVKKEKVPFFVTFAKSDKIVAEKGHRYIFNMNENTEMAGRAAAIALAKKPYVKYWVAGDDYEYGHAIAEGVWNNLKKLKPSVQKVGETWWKVGEADFTPYITQILAAKPDFIIVATGGSGMVNFQKAAKATGLSQKVPFYQHTATELSVLAPQGQNAPEGVYGTANYFFYYPDTAQNKAFVADFKKAYNRNPRIGALYGYMTAQFIAEGYKKAGKMDKEKFVTALEGMTLDSPVGKLEIRKCDHQLLLPMYFGVTKKDPKYEFLTAGSIETIQGKDYVPSCEEVLKHRKK